A stretch of Pleuronectes platessa chromosome 24, fPlePla1.1, whole genome shotgun sequence DNA encodes these proteins:
- the runx1 gene encoding runt-related transcription factor 1 isoform X3, with protein sequence MAEALPLGAQEAGGGAALMGKLRMADRGMVEVISDHPGELVKSDSPNFLCSVLPTHWRCNKTLPIAFKVVALGDIPDGTLVTVMAGNDENYSAELRNATAAIKNQVARFNDLRFVGRSGRGKSFTLTITVFTNPPQVATYQRAIKITVDGPREPRRHRQKMDEVKPGTLAFSERLTELEQLRRSSMRVTPPHHHHHQPSANTRQALGSATFSSPTHTQLTADSRQMQSSPSWSYDQSYPYLGQITAPTVHTANPLSPGRSSLSDLSSRLTGPDLTAFGDPRMTLERSFSSLPSLPDSRFSDPRVHYPPTAAAFTYGPSHNPVSNSALGISMATAMATTPAGRYHTYLPPPYPANTPHQAQNGHFQSTSSPYHLYYSTAAGSYQFSMMAGGGGSSDSRSPPRILPPCTNASTGSSLLHPSLPNQNEGVGVEVESSHSSSPTNMAAAEAVWRPY encoded by the exons ATGGCCGAGGCCCTGCCCCTGGGGGCCCAGGAGGCCGGAGGCGGGGCCGCTCTGATGGGCAAACTGCGTATGGCAGACCGCGGCATGGTGGAG GTGATCTCAGATCATCCAGGAGAGCTGGTGAAGTCAGACAGTCCGAACTTCCTCTGCTCGGTGCTGCCGACACACTGGAGGTGTAACAAGACTCTGCCCATTGCCTTCAAG GTGGTTGCGCTGGGCGACATCCCCGATGGCACCTTGGTCACGGTGATGGCCGGAAACGACGAGAACTACTCGGCGGAGCTTCGCAACGCCACGGCGGCCATCAAGAACCAGGTGGCTCGATTCAACGACCTGCGATTTGTAGGCCGCAGCGGAAGAG ggaAGAGTTTCACCCTGACCATCACAGTGTTCACCAACCCTCCTCAAGTGGCCACATACCAAAGAGCTATTAAAATTACAGTGGACGGTCCGAGAGAGCCACGAC GTCATCGTCAGAAAATGGACGAGGTCAAACCAGGCACACTGGCGTTCTCTGAGAGGCTAACTGAGCTGGAGCAGCTGAGGCGGAGCTCGATGAGGGTGACGCCGcctcaccatcatcaccaccaacCCTCCGCCAACACCCGCCAAGCACTCGGCTCGGCCACATTCTCCAGTCCCACGCACACGCAGTTAACTGCTG attccAGACAGATGCAGTCGTCTCCATCTTGGTCCTACGACCAGTCGTATCCCTACCTTGGCCAGATAACCGCACCCACTGTCCATACAGCCAACCCCCTTTCGCCTGGCCGCTCTTCCCTCAGCGACTTGTCCTCTCGActcacag gCCCTGACCTCACAGCCTTTGGAGACCCCAGGATGACCTTGGAAcgatctttctcttctcttccctccttGCCTGACTCCCGCTTCTCCGACCCCCGTGTGCACTACCCTCCCACGGCGGCCGCCTTCACCTACGGCCCCTCCCACAACCCTGTCTCCAACAGCGCCCTCGGCATCAGCATGGCGACGGCCATGGCGACCACCCCAGCAGGGAGGTACCACACCTACCTGCCTCCTCCCTATCCTGCGAACACGCCGCACCAGGCTCAGAATGGGCATTTCCAGTCCACCTCCTCCCCGTACCACCTGTACTACTCCACCGCTGCCGGATCGTACCAGTTCTCCATGATGGCCGGAGGAGGCGGCAGCAGCGACTCACGCTCCCCTCCGAGGATCCTGCCACCATGCACCAACGCCTCCACAGGCTCCTCCCTCCTGCACCCGTCCTTGCCCAATCAGAATGAAGGAGTGGGCGTTGAGGTGGAGTCGAGCCATAGCAGCTCCCCGACAAACATGGCGGCTGCCGAAGCTGTCTGGAGACCGTACTGA
- the runx1 gene encoding runt-related transcription factor 1 isoform X1 — translation MNPGAFSSSGPLSWAMYLMRKGRTGSGLFDPAPGRRYTPPSTTLASGGKMAEALPLGAQEAGGGAALMGKLRMADRGMVEVISDHPGELVKSDSPNFLCSVLPTHWRCNKTLPIAFKVVALGDIPDGTLVTVMAGNDENYSAELRNATAAIKNQVARFNDLRFVGRSGRGKSFTLTITVFTNPPQVATYQRAIKITVDGPREPRRHRQKMDEVKPGTLAFSERLTELEQLRRSSMRVTPPHHHHHQPSANTRQALGSATFSSPTHTQLTADSRQMQSSPSWSYDQSYPYLGQITAPTVHTANPLSPGRSSLSDLSSRLTGPDLTAFGDPRMTLERSFSSLPSLPDSRFSDPRVHYPPTAAAFTYGPSHNPVSNSALGISMATAMATTPAGRYHTYLPPPYPANTPHQAQNGHFQSTSSPYHLYYSTAAGSYQFSMMAGGGGSSDSRSPPRILPPCTNASTGSSLLHPSLPNQNEGVGVEVESSHSSSPTNMAAAEAVWRPY, via the exons ACCCAGCCCCTGGCCGGCGTTACactcccccctccaccaccctcgCCTCCGGGGGGAAGATGGCCGAGGCCCTGCCCCTGGGGGCCCAGGAGGCCGGAGGCGGGGCCGCTCTGATGGGCAAACTGCGTATGGCAGACCGCGGCATGGTGGAG GTGATCTCAGATCATCCAGGAGAGCTGGTGAAGTCAGACAGTCCGAACTTCCTCTGCTCGGTGCTGCCGACACACTGGAGGTGTAACAAGACTCTGCCCATTGCCTTCAAG GTGGTTGCGCTGGGCGACATCCCCGATGGCACCTTGGTCACGGTGATGGCCGGAAACGACGAGAACTACTCGGCGGAGCTTCGCAACGCCACGGCGGCCATCAAGAACCAGGTGGCTCGATTCAACGACCTGCGATTTGTAGGCCGCAGCGGAAGAG ggaAGAGTTTCACCCTGACCATCACAGTGTTCACCAACCCTCCTCAAGTGGCCACATACCAAAGAGCTATTAAAATTACAGTGGACGGTCCGAGAGAGCCACGAC GTCATCGTCAGAAAATGGACGAGGTCAAACCAGGCACACTGGCGTTCTCTGAGAGGCTAACTGAGCTGGAGCAGCTGAGGCGGAGCTCGATGAGGGTGACGCCGcctcaccatcatcaccaccaacCCTCCGCCAACACCCGCCAAGCACTCGGCTCGGCCACATTCTCCAGTCCCACGCACACGCAGTTAACTGCTG attccAGACAGATGCAGTCGTCTCCATCTTGGTCCTACGACCAGTCGTATCCCTACCTTGGCCAGATAACCGCACCCACTGTCCATACAGCCAACCCCCTTTCGCCTGGCCGCTCTTCCCTCAGCGACTTGTCCTCTCGActcacag gCCCTGACCTCACAGCCTTTGGAGACCCCAGGATGACCTTGGAAcgatctttctcttctcttccctccttGCCTGACTCCCGCTTCTCCGACCCCCGTGTGCACTACCCTCCCACGGCGGCCGCCTTCACCTACGGCCCCTCCCACAACCCTGTCTCCAACAGCGCCCTCGGCATCAGCATGGCGACGGCCATGGCGACCACCCCAGCAGGGAGGTACCACACCTACCTGCCTCCTCCCTATCCTGCGAACACGCCGCACCAGGCTCAGAATGGGCATTTCCAGTCCACCTCCTCCCCGTACCACCTGTACTACTCCACCGCTGCCGGATCGTACCAGTTCTCCATGATGGCCGGAGGAGGCGGCAGCAGCGACTCACGCTCCCCTCCGAGGATCCTGCCACCATGCACCAACGCCTCCACAGGCTCCTCCCTCCTGCACCCGTCCTTGCCCAATCAGAATGAAGGAGTGGGCGTTGAGGTGGAGTCGAGCCATAGCAGCTCCCCGACAAACATGGCGGCTGCCGAAGCTGTCTGGAGACCGTACTGA
- the runx1 gene encoding runt-related transcription factor 1 isoform X2: MVFLWDAKYDPAPGRRYTPPSTTLASGGKMAEALPLGAQEAGGGAALMGKLRMADRGMVEVISDHPGELVKSDSPNFLCSVLPTHWRCNKTLPIAFKVVALGDIPDGTLVTVMAGNDENYSAELRNATAAIKNQVARFNDLRFVGRSGRGKSFTLTITVFTNPPQVATYQRAIKITVDGPREPRRHRQKMDEVKPGTLAFSERLTELEQLRRSSMRVTPPHHHHHQPSANTRQALGSATFSSPTHTQLTADSRQMQSSPSWSYDQSYPYLGQITAPTVHTANPLSPGRSSLSDLSSRLTGPDLTAFGDPRMTLERSFSSLPSLPDSRFSDPRVHYPPTAAAFTYGPSHNPVSNSALGISMATAMATTPAGRYHTYLPPPYPANTPHQAQNGHFQSTSSPYHLYYSTAAGSYQFSMMAGGGGSSDSRSPPRILPPCTNASTGSSLLHPSLPNQNEGVGVEVESSHSSSPTNMAAAEAVWRPY, from the exons ATGGTGTTTCTGTGGGACGCAAAATACG ACCCAGCCCCTGGCCGGCGTTACactcccccctccaccaccctcgCCTCCGGGGGGAAGATGGCCGAGGCCCTGCCCCTGGGGGCCCAGGAGGCCGGAGGCGGGGCCGCTCTGATGGGCAAACTGCGTATGGCAGACCGCGGCATGGTGGAG GTGATCTCAGATCATCCAGGAGAGCTGGTGAAGTCAGACAGTCCGAACTTCCTCTGCTCGGTGCTGCCGACACACTGGAGGTGTAACAAGACTCTGCCCATTGCCTTCAAG GTGGTTGCGCTGGGCGACATCCCCGATGGCACCTTGGTCACGGTGATGGCCGGAAACGACGAGAACTACTCGGCGGAGCTTCGCAACGCCACGGCGGCCATCAAGAACCAGGTGGCTCGATTCAACGACCTGCGATTTGTAGGCCGCAGCGGAAGAG ggaAGAGTTTCACCCTGACCATCACAGTGTTCACCAACCCTCCTCAAGTGGCCACATACCAAAGAGCTATTAAAATTACAGTGGACGGTCCGAGAGAGCCACGAC GTCATCGTCAGAAAATGGACGAGGTCAAACCAGGCACACTGGCGTTCTCTGAGAGGCTAACTGAGCTGGAGCAGCTGAGGCGGAGCTCGATGAGGGTGACGCCGcctcaccatcatcaccaccaacCCTCCGCCAACACCCGCCAAGCACTCGGCTCGGCCACATTCTCCAGTCCCACGCACACGCAGTTAACTGCTG attccAGACAGATGCAGTCGTCTCCATCTTGGTCCTACGACCAGTCGTATCCCTACCTTGGCCAGATAACCGCACCCACTGTCCATACAGCCAACCCCCTTTCGCCTGGCCGCTCTTCCCTCAGCGACTTGTCCTCTCGActcacag gCCCTGACCTCACAGCCTTTGGAGACCCCAGGATGACCTTGGAAcgatctttctcttctcttccctccttGCCTGACTCCCGCTTCTCCGACCCCCGTGTGCACTACCCTCCCACGGCGGCCGCCTTCACCTACGGCCCCTCCCACAACCCTGTCTCCAACAGCGCCCTCGGCATCAGCATGGCGACGGCCATGGCGACCACCCCAGCAGGGAGGTACCACACCTACCTGCCTCCTCCCTATCCTGCGAACACGCCGCACCAGGCTCAGAATGGGCATTTCCAGTCCACCTCCTCCCCGTACCACCTGTACTACTCCACCGCTGCCGGATCGTACCAGTTCTCCATGATGGCCGGAGGAGGCGGCAGCAGCGACTCACGCTCCCCTCCGAGGATCCTGCCACCATGCACCAACGCCTCCACAGGCTCCTCCCTCCTGCACCCGTCCTTGCCCAATCAGAATGAAGGAGTGGGCGTTGAGGTGGAGTCGAGCCATAGCAGCTCCCCGACAAACATGGCGGCTGCCGAAGCTGTCTGGAGACCGTACTGA